GGCATTAACCCTTGTCCCTTTGCCGTCCCCCCACATGCTACTTGAGCGCCTTCCGCTTTCGCTTCCTCTATCCATTGCATACAACGTTGGACATCTGCTTTTGTTATCAATGCTGAAAGAGCTGTTTCCGGGTCCAATGGATCTCCAAACTTCAATCGTTGCGCGGCTTCCACAAACTTTTCAACAAATGAGTCATACAAATCTTCGTGGACATAAATGCGTTGTAACGCGATACAAACTTGACCCTGAAAGGAAAAAGCCCCAACAACACATCGATCAACGACCTTGTCCACATCTATCGCGCGATCAATAATGACAGCTGAATTAGAGCCTAACTCGAGTGTCACGCTCTTTAAACCTGCTTGTTCTCTAATCCTCTTGCCAACCGACGGACTCCCAGTAAACGTGACCATTTTAACTCGTTCATCTGTGACGATCATTTGCCCGATCTCACTCCCTTTACCGCTAACAACGTTTAAAGCTCCCGCCGGCAGCCCCGCTTCGTCAAGTAATTCTGCAAGAAAAAATGCCGACAATGGGGTTTGCGAAGCCGGTTTCAAGACAATCGTATTCCCCGCGGCAATAGCAGGACCGAGTTTGTGCGCGACAAGATTCATTGGAAAATTAAAGGGAGTGATCGCCCCGATGACACCAAGTGGTTCACGAACCGTATAAGCTAATCTCCCTTCGCCGCCTGGCGCTGCGTCTAAGGGAATTGTTTCCCCGTAGATTCTTCTCGCTTCTTCAGCCGCAAATTTAAACGTTTGGATCGTCCGAGCGATCTCTCCCCGCGCGGCAGAAATCGGCTTTGCCGCCTCTAACGCGATCAACCTTGCCGCTTCCTCCGCCTTTTGTTCCAACAACGCAGACAATCTATCCAAAATCGCAGCCCGTTGATGAGCCGGCATTTTCGCCATGATCGGACGAGCTTGATCCGCGCTTTGAATTGCAAAATCAACTTCCGACTTATCAGCAAGCGGGACTTCGGCTAAAATTCCATTTGTATATGGCGAACGCAACTCAGTATAATGTTTCGCTGAGACCCATTCCCCATTAAGATACAATTTCCTCCTCATACACCAACCTCCTCTACACCATTTCTATGGTCCATCTCTTCTATTTATGTACTTGCCCCTTGCCATACCACTCATAAAAAAAAGGCAAGCGCCAAGTATCCGTTGCGCCCACCCTACATAGAAACATTCCCATTTTTACCAGGTCCCTTTATTATACCATAAAAATACATTTAAAAAGAAATGTCGAACCGTGTCGTAATTTGATATATTTACCCTAAAAAGGTCGATTGAAGTTATAAAAGGTTGATTTTGAGCCTGTATTCGACTAATATCGACTTTTACAGAATGGTTTTTAGATTGTATTATATAATTACATCCTGGAACTACAGGGTGAACGGGATACACCTCAGCAAGATTCGACATTTAACTAGGTATCTCGTCTCTTTTTAAAAAAGGTTTGTCGAAAAAAGGGAGTGATTATTCCGAACAAGCTAATCTTTCGATATTTAGGAATACAACCCATCCATAGTCTAGCGAGGAGCAACATAAACAATACAGCATAACCTTAATTTTCGACATGAGAGAAGAATCAACATCTAGAACTACACCATCTCCTTAAAAATCGACTAAGGACAGAAACAGACAGCTTGGATTTACAACAGTTCCTTGAAGAGTCGACTGGGGACAGAACACGCTACTTGATTTTACAACAGAGCCTTGGAGAGTNATTTACAACCGTTCCTTGAAAAATAGACAGAAATTTGATTCACCCAACAATCCTCTTTATTATCCTGAAGTGATGACTCATTGATAATATAAGCCCTCAAACTCTTTTTAAGAGTATGAGGGCTTTCTTTTGTCTATCTTGCACAGGATCTGCTACGTCGGTTAGGTGTCACGAACACATTTAAATGATCACAACCGTTGAGCGACCATACCCCCAGCGATTCGGTCATGATCTACCTATATTAGAAAAATCTGCAGAGTCCAAAAGTTACCTTATTCATAATAGGTTCCTCTGTTAAAGCCAATCTTCTTAAAATTATTGGATAAAACCCGCTGTATTCTCCTTTTTGATTCTATGACCTTACACCACTCGTGAATCACATTAGTTGTTATCTTCTGCTCCGGAAAAAGGAGCCTGAATTCATTCACACTGCGCATCACGGCGTCATCGATGGATTCTTTATGGCCGCACTCAGCGCAAACCACCCGTTTACCAATTATCCTGACGCTAAAATCTGAACACTTAGCGCAAGTAATTCCCTTTTTCAATTTGGTAAATTCGAAAGTGGGGAGTTGCCTATAAGGGGATTCCGCAAGATGCAATGAAATTAAGAGATCGGCTAATTGTTTGTGTTTATTACTTAGTTTTGTCGAATGGGTTTGGAGCTTATCAAAATAATTATCTAGCTGTGTCGGGAATATAAACGGCAATTCAAGAGGAGCTTGATACAGGGTAAAAGTGGGGTTGATAAAAACGACAACTGCTGTGATCGGAATTGAAAATTGATGTTCGCGTATCAGACGACGCAATAAGGACTCGGTCCTTCTTAATTGAATGAGCGGGTTAATAACTTCAAATTTTGGCCTTTTATAAAATCGATCCTGTTCATAATAGAAATCACCTTCATAATTTTTAACTTCAAACAGATAAAGCCTTTCAGAAACGATGACGAGTGTGTCAATCTGAAATACGGAATGATTTATTCAAACAATAAATCATGTAAAATCAGACCGTTCTTTGTAGACAGAGGCCCGATCCATGAATCAAACATGCGCTCTCCTTCATAACCTTTTCCAATATTTTCGAAATACTGCCTGTCCTCCTCCAATAAATTCATCCTTTTTTTCCAGTATTCCCAAAACCCTCCATTCAGTCGGTACTGTTCGAGACTTGTAACACAACATCTTCCCCCTCCTTTTTTTAGCGCATGACCTAACTTATAGACATATGTCCATTATAGCGCGTTCCCGCTGGTTAAAAAGTAGTTATGTAGGGCATCTCAACGGACCAAAAAGACACCCCACATCACCTGGGTTCACCCATAATCACATTGTGTGAATTAAGTTCACTCAATTTCATCCAGCTCTCCCCATCCACCTAAACTGCCCAAAATTAAAACCAAAGAGCTTTTGCGTCCATTTCAGGAACGAGCCCTTCCTTAGCCGCCCGATCAAGTAAAGCGCGGACCGCCGCGTAACCTGCTTCGCCCAATTCCGCTGTAAACGAGTTAACGTATAAATCAATGTGAGCTTTTGCAACTTCTGGAGCCATTTCCTGAGCATGATGCAGCACGTACGCTTGCGAGACGGTTGAATTTTTCCAAGCATATTCTACTGAAGCGCGGATCCATTTTGTTAATGAATCCAAATCTAACGACCGCCGCGCAACGATCGCTCCTAACGGAATGGGTAACCCCGTGTCCCCTTCCCACCAGTTTCCTAAATCGGTCATTAGTTTTAAACCGTAGGATGGGTAGGTAAAACGGGCTTCATGAATGACTAAGCCAGCATCAATTTTGCCGTCCCTAACAGCTGGCATGATTTCATCAAATGGCATTACCGTAATTTTTCGAGGGGCTCCGCCAGGGACTTGTTGCGCCGCCCATAGTCGGAACAAAAGATAGGCGGTTGAACGCTCACTCGGCACTGCTACCTCACACTCAGCTAGATCGAGCGCAGAACGCTCCTGTTTTGTTAAGATAAGCGGTCCACACCCTCTTCCTAATGCGCCGCCACACGGCAACAGAGCATATTCGGAAAGAGCCCACGGTAAAGCAGCATAAGATATTTTCATGACATCAGGTCCATTCCCGCTTTCTGCCCAATGATTCGTAATATCGATATCAGCATACGTAACATCAAATTCGGGCGTCCCTTCAATGAGCCCATGGACCAACGCGTGAAATACAAATGTGTCGTTTGGACATGGTGAAAAAGCAATTTGTAATCTACTCAACTTAAAAGACCTCCTTGAATAATGCAGCCGCTTGAGTCAGCGCATCTAAAGCTGCGTCAATCCGCCATTCGGCCCGATTACGCGGACCGACCCCATTTGAAATCGCTCGTATTTCCAAAACAGGAACCCTTCTCTGCTTAGCGGCAACCGCGACCCCATAACCTTCCATCGCTTCCGCGACAGCTCCAGGAACGCGCCTGACTAACTCCTCCGCCCTTGCCTTTGTTCCAGTCACAGTCGACACGGTTAAAATTGAACCGATCGTGATAGATAGGTTCGCCTTCTTAGCCGTAGCCACCATTCGCTCCACCAAACCAGTCGCTGTCTGAAAACGGGTTGAACCGAAGCCAAGCTCATCCACACTTTGAAATCCGTCTGGCGTTTCCACTCCTAAATCAGCGGCAATGATCTCATCAGCAACCACGAGTGAGCCGACATCTGCCCGATTTTGAAAGCCCCCTGCAATCCCAACGTTTAAAACCAAATCGTACTGACCTTCCATTAAGGCTGCCATCGTATTTGCTGCAGCCGCGGCGGGACCAACACCAGCAATTTTGACCGAAAATTGTTCTGTTTGGCCGAGCCCGCGTAAAACTGCTTCTCGTTCTTTCTCAACAGAAGTCATAATTAAAACCCGTTTTTTAAGTGTTCCATCCACGCGCCTGTCCCCCCTTTCCTATCCTTCTTAAATCCAATCTTAACTTTCTTTAAAAAAGGAACCCGCTATCACTTTTTAGCAGGTTCCACCTCATTTCTTAAATTTACTCAATATCTAACGGCAATTTTCGGGTAGGCTTTGGAAAAACCTGATCAAGCCTTTGTAAGTCCTCTTCAGTCAATTTAATTGAAGCTGCAGCGGCGTTCTCGCGAACGTGTTGCTCCTGTGACGCTTTCGGAATGGCTATGACCTGATCTGAACGGATCGCCCACGCAAGGATGATTTGTAGCGGCCGTACCCCATGTTGTTTGGCAATCTCACTGATCGTCGCATCATTTAACAATTTCCTACTGAGCGAGCCCCCTTGCGCCAACGGACAATAGGCCATAACTGGCGCCCGACGTTCTTGCTGCCAAGGCATCAACGAATATTCAATTCCCCTTGAACCTAAATGATAGAGCACCTGATTCGTGACACAATTGGATCCATTTTCAAGTTCCCATAATTCCTGCATGTCATCAATATCAAAGTTAGAAACACCCCATCGCAAAATTTTACCTTCCTGTTTGAGTCGCTCCATCCCTTCAATTGTTTCCTTCAACGGAATACCGCCTCGCCAATGCAAAAGATACAAATCTAGACGATCCGTCCCTAACCGCTTCAAACTATTTTCACACGCGGTAGAAATGGTATCGAGTCCCGCATTATGCGGATAAACTTTTGAAACTAAAAACACATCATCCCGACGCCCTTTGATCGCTTCACCCACGAGCGCTTCAGACTGACCATTTCCATACATTTCGGCCGTATCAATAAGTGTCATCCCTAGCTCAATGCCAAGTTGCAAAGCTTTAATTTCCCTCGCTCTAATCGCAGGGTTCTCCCCCATATACCAAGTGCCTTGTCCTAAAGCCGGCGCAACCGTCCCATCTGACAACGTTACTTTCTTCGGTAATTCAATTGGTTGACTCATCGCAGTTTATTTCGCTCCTTTACTTCTAATGTTGATAACGTCCAATCACTATAAAATTTAGTATACTATTTATTTACAGGTGATTCTAGCAACGAGAAGTCACCGCGACTTAATCTCCGAATAAACGCTTATTGACAAGCTTCGCAACTAAACACTACACTAAACGTGATTGAGAGAATTTGACTACACATGGAAAGGGAAAATACATGAGCAAAAAAGGGAATAAAGGACATAAACAAAACCAAGTTAAAAAACGTTCACAAGCAAAACTGATGAATGTGTCGCTCGCTATTCTTTTAATTCTAATCATCGGGGTCATTTTTTACAAAGCAGCTTCTGGTCCAGGATCAGGAACGGGAACAGGATTAAATGAAGCGGTTAACGCGGATATTTTTCAATTAGATCAGCAACCGATGCTCGGTTCTGAGCAAGCGCCGATTCAAATTATTGAATTCGCCGATTTTAAATGTTCAACTTGCCAACGATTTGGCAAACAAGTCTATCCTTCATTAAAAAAGGACTTCATTGATTCGGGACTGGTCCAATTTTATTTTATTAACTTTCCGGTTGTAAGTCCCAATGGCGATTCAGGAGCTGCCGCGATGGCCGTGGAAGCAGTCTATAACCAAAATCCCGATGAGTTTTGGAAGTACTATGAGGCTTTATTTGCCCAGCCAGAAGAGACCGACGCATGGAATGCGGACAGACTCGTTCAGATTGCGAAAGACGCGAACGTGGAAGTCGATTATGAACAACTAAAAGAAGATATTGAACAGAAGAACACAATCAAAGCTGTCAATCAGGACATAACGATTGGCGATCAAGCCGGCGTTGATGGAACACCAACCCTCTTTTTAAATGGAAAACAAGTGCCAATTCAAATTTCATTAGATTATAACTCTTTTAAACAGCTAATCCAAAAAGAGATCGATGAGAACTCATGATCAAGGAGTACAGCCTGTATTTCGCTTGGCTTGTAGCTGTGATCGCTACGGGGGGCAGTTTATACTTTAGTGAATTTATGTATTATGCGCCTTGTGAGTTGTGCTGGTATCAGCGCATTTTTATGTATCCGCTCGTGTTCCTGCTCGGCATAGCCGCTTATAAACAAGATCGGGCGATCATTCCTTACGCCAAAGTATTGACCGTGATTGGGATGAGCATCTCTATCTTTCATTACTTGGAACAAAAAATCCCTGCTATGCAAAAGCTTTCTATTTGCTCAAGTGGCGTACCATGCAGTGGGCAATATATCAATTGGTTTGGGTTTATTACCATTCCGTTTCTAGCCCTGATGGGATTTGCGCTCATTTTTTGGCTACTATCCGCCACAAAAGGTAAATCTTAACAAACAAAAAGGACCTACTGTATAGGTCCTTTTTCATCCACTTAGTTAGAGGCATTCTGCAATTGGGTAATCATTGCTCGCAAATCGGCGATCGGTATCTGACCTGGCGCTGATTCTTCATTGCCAATCGCAAAAGTAACTGCGGACCCGAACATCCAACCCGCAACACGCGTGATCGCGCCCAGTCCTCCCATTGAAATCGCGATCAAAGGAATAGACAATTCTTCTTGCGTCGTTTGCGCCGCTTGTAACAACTGTAAAACGTCTGCGTTTGACTGGGGCATCACCGCTATTTTAGCCATATCCGCTCCTAATTGTTCCGCCTGACGGAGCTTGTCTATAAGAATTGAGCTCTCAGGCGTCTTTTCAAAGTTATGATAGGATAGGACTACATAAACGCCTGCTTGCTTTGCTGTTGCGAGCACACCTTCTATCCGTTGCTGATCATTTCTAATCTCATAGTCGACAAGATCAATATAACCCGTTCGACAAATAGCGTTAATTAAATTCACAATCTCTTCTTCAGATCGTTCAACCGGTTGGCCTCCCTCATGGATGGAACGAATCGTAAATAATAAAGGGATCTCTCCAACCTCTCCCCGAATCATCCGAGCAGCGACGATAACACTTTCTAAATTTGCTAACTCTGAGAAGAAATCAGCGCGCCATTCGATCATATCTGGTTTTTTAGAAACCGCCTGCTTACATTCCTTTACCAATTGATCAACACTTTGACTGATTAATGGAATGCAAATGATCGGTTGACCGCTTCCTATCTCTGTCCCTCTCACATTTACCGCTTTTGTTCGGGTCATGCTCCCAACTCCTCTGTTCCAGTTCATTTCCATTATTATAGTACAAACACCAACATTTTTTTAGTTAAACTTTCCATTACCATAATTACATATTTATGTAAAGGAAATCGCGATTAAAAAATTCTCATAATTTCTTCATTAAATTGGATAACCCTTCTGCCATATAGCTCTGTTCCACTTTATGTAAGTTATGGAATTTTTAATTCTGCTATACTTTTCCTAGTGAAACCCAGAAAGTACTAGGAGGAGTAGAAACTTGAAAAACTTTAAGAATCTTACATTCAGAAAAATTATGACTATGACATTAGGCTTGTCCCTTGTTTTAACCGCCTTTCCATCCGTTTTACCAGGGGAACCTGCAACCGTCTCTGCCGCCTCTGTCTCAGGAAGCAAGATCGTTTCAACTGGAAAAAAATATCTTGGTGTCCCTTATAAACTTGGCGGCAAAACCCCTTCCGCTTTTGATTGCCAAGGCTTTACACATTATGTATATAAAAAGCATGGAATTAATTTACCCTTTGGGGCGAGAAACCAATCGAAAGTTGGAAAAAAGGTTAGCGTAAATAATTTACAAGTAGGCGACCTTGTTTTCTTCTCCACAAAAGCGACGATGAAATATAGCGCATCTTCAATCAAGAGAATTGGACACGTTGGAATCTACGCTGGAAACGGAAAAGTACTACATACGTGGGGAACTGGCGGGGTACGCATACAGGATGCAAGCAAAGGTTGGTGGCGAGATCATTATGTAACCGCAAGAAGGGTATTGCCAACCAAAACAAGTTCAAAGTCGTTATCCTTAACCTCTCAAGCTAAAACTGAAGTTAATTCACTGCGCAGCCTGTTGAAAAAAAATGGATATAAATCGTATTCCAATCCAAATGACTGGCTAAAGAAAGGGAAGACCGTAAGTAAATCTTCAATTAAACGGGGGGATATCGCTTTCTTTTCGATGAATGGAAAAAAGTCTAGCATCGATCATGCCGCGGTCTATTTAGGTAATAACGAGCTTTTATACCAAACAAAATCAGGTTCAAAAAAATATAAAGCGAATTCTTCGTATGTCCTCGATCGATTGGTCGTCATCAAAAGAGCTAGCTAAATATGTCGTCATTTGAAGCAACAGCTGGCTAATTGTCGGCTGTTGCTTGTTTTCTGGACAAATAAGGTCAATAAACGTTCACAGAACTGTAATTTGATTGTCACCTTCGCTTTGTTATAATTAGCGAAAGGAATCTATGAGAGGTGTTTATATTGAAAACAGTTGTAGTCATCGGCGGCGGCATTACCGGGCTATCTGCGGCTTATCATTTGCAACAACAAGCGCAAGAAAATGATTTGCAAATTAGACTCATATTAGTTGAAGCCGAACCGCGCCTAGGCGGCAAAATTAAAACCGAACACGCGGGAAGCTTCATCATGGAAACAGGAGCGGATTCGATCGTCACTCGTAAATTACATACAACTTCTTTTATGGAAGAGCTTCATCTAGAAGATGAGGTTGTCTATAATGCCACAGGCGCGTCCTTCCTTTATTCCGAAAATCAATTGAAGAGGATTCCAGAAGATACTGTCTTTGGAATTCCATTAAGCATTGAATCCTTAGCAAAAAGTAATTTAGTTTCCGCCGAAGGAAAAGTCGAAGCATTGAAAGATTTTTATACAAAAAACGATACGTTTACCGAACAAGACTCCGTCGGCGCATTTTTGGAACATTGCTTTGGCGAAGAATTAGTTCAAAAACAAATATCCCCCGTCCTATCTGGCGTATATTCCGGTCAACTTAACAACTTAACAATCGCCTCCACCCTCCCCTATCTCATTGAATACAAAAATAAATACGGCAGTATTATCAAGGGTTTATCGGAAAATAAACACTTGTTTAAAACAGGGGAGAGTAAGTTTCTGTCTTTCAAAGATGGAATGTCCGCGCTCATTGACGCCTATGAAGCCAAGTTGTCTGATGCGCGCATTATAAAAGGTGTTAAAGCGGAGTCGATCAGCAAGTCAGGAGAGTGTTACCAGATTCAGTTGGCCAATCAGGAAATGTTAGAAGCTGATTTCGTCGTATTAAGCCCGATTCATTCGGTGGCCCAAACGTTATTGAACGACGAACAACTCGACAGCGATTTTAATCAGTTGAAAAACAACTCTTTAATTAGCATCTACCTTGGGTTTGATCTGCCTGATCACCTTCTTCCCGAAAATGGAACGGGTTATATCGTCTCCAACAGCAGTTCTGTCGTCTGTAACGCTTGCACCTGGGCGAGTAGGAAGTGGGAGCACACCGCAACGAATAATCGTTTGTTAGTTCGGCTATTCTATAAGAGTTCTGATCCCGCTTATCCTTCTTTGCTGCAGATGTCAAAAGATGAATTAAAACAGGTAGCCTTACGAGATATTAAAAATAGTCTAGGCATTACTGGCGATCCGATCGAATACAACGTAACGAAATGGCATGAAACAATGCCGAACTACCATGTCAAACATCCGCAACTCGTCCGTTCTTTAGAATTAAAAATGGCGGAGAGATTTCCAAACATCCTCTTAGCAGGATGCTCCTATTACGGTGTTGGAATCGCAGACTGTATAGAAAACGGACAGCATACGGCAAAAGCAATCATAAACAAATTAAGCGGGGTTCCCGCGTCTTAGTTAGCATATCTTTTAAAGGTCAAAGGGTGATGAAATGATAGAGATAAAAACTTCCTCATTAAGCGATGGAGAATTCAACAGAGGGGTATTTGCCACACGCGATATAGCTAAAGGTGAGTTACTTCATCAAGCTCCCGTGATCCCATACCCAAATGAACAACATGTTCATATTGAGAAAACGATCCTAGCGGACTACGCATTTGAATACGGCGAAAACCATACAGCCTTTGCGCTCGGTTACGGCATGCTGTTTAATCATTCCTATCAACCAAATGCGGATTATGAGCTTAATTTTGATGACCACACGATTGATTTTTATGCTTTAACGGCCATCAAAGCAGGCGAGGAAGTATTGATCAACTATAATGGCGAAGTGGATAACGATGACCCTTTATGGTTTTCTGATAACAGTTAGGCCCGTCGAATTGTAAAGGCTTATTATTTTCAATATTGGATGTATGACCAAGAACCTATTCGATTTTCTCCGAACAGGTTCTTTTGGTATTTTGTGAGGTAGATATTTACTTTTTGGATGGATCTGTAACTGGAGATACCGTGAACTTTCCGTACTTTACGCCTTTGGCGCTAATCAGCTGATCACTTAACTGGCGCAGTTGCCCCGACTTTCCTTTGACAACAATAAGTTCCAAACAATTATCATGGTCCAAATGAAAATGGGTGGTCGCTAAGATCATATCATGCATTTTATGTTGAATTTCCGTCAATTCCTGAAGCGCGTCACGTTGATGATGATCATAGAAAATAAGAATACTGCCCGCCACATATTGCTCATCGTCTTCCCATGCTTTTTGCACGAGCGCGTCGCGAACAAGGTTGCGAACCGCTTCTGAACGATTTTCATAACCTGTCTCTTGTATCCATTGATCGAACTGTTGCAATAACCCTTCATCCATGGAAACGCCAAACCGTTTCAATGTTGATCCCGTATCCAATACGGACCACCTCTCCCCTGACTAATTTCAATGATTATTCAATGAGCGACCTCTTTATTATACAGACCTTTCGGAACCATCAGCAACACGGTTTAAATAATGGCAACTTAAGCAATGGAGAATATATATTTTCGTACTACGGAAAATAATAACGCGCGCGCAAATCTCAAGCGGAGGGATACAATGGATAAAGAGTTGTCTTACGGCGAAGATTATAAATATATTCCAGCTACTTCAGTCAACAGTGGAATCGGGGTGGAAGTTTTACCTGATCTCTACTGTCATACAGTTCAAATTGTCAATATTAGCTTAGTGGGCAAACCCGACTCATCCGATTTTGTACTAGTAGACGCGGGCATGCCAGGATCGGCTGATGAGATCATTGCCGCAACAGAAAAACGTTTTGGCGCGGGAAGTCGTCCCCAAGCGATTGTTTTAACCCATGGACATTTTGACCATGTCGGCGCAATTATTGAACTCATCGAACATTGGGACACGCCTGTCTATGCTCACGAGTTAGAGTTACCTTTCCTAACTGGGAAAGAGAATTACCCCGATCCCGATCCAACTGTCGAAGGAGGCTTAATCGCTAAGATGTCTCCTATATTCCCAAACGAACCACTTAATCTAGGCAGTCGCATCCAACCCCTTCCTTCCGATGGAAGTGTCCCTCACTTAACAGGATTTCGTTGGATTCATACGCCAGGTCATACACCAGGTCATGTTTCGCTATTTCGCGAATCCGATCGAGCGTTGATTGCGGGAGACGCCTTTATTACGGTGAAACAAGACTCCCTCTTCAAGGTTCTAACTCAGGAGATTGAAATTAGCGAACCGCCGAGGTACCTTACAACAGATTGGAAAGCTGCGAAACATTCACTTGGGAAGTTAAGGGATATACAACCAGCCGTGGCGATCACTGGACACGGACTCCCTGTTTCAGGAGAACTGTTGACGATAGGTTTGGATAAGTTAGTGAATGAATTCAATCAAATAGCGACTCCTGATTATGGTAAGTATGTCGAAAACGAGCATCACCACTAATTAAAAATTGTAGCCGATGATTCTTTAACTAGATTCATCGGCTACTTTAGATTAATTCAATATCACCTTCTCAATACATTCAGGACCATCATTCCTTACATTGCCAACGATGGGAGAAACAGTATGACACTTCATCTCTGCTTCCGAAAAAGGTACAA
This genomic window from Ammoniphilus oxalaticus contains:
- a CDS encoding SET domain-containing protein yields the protein MIEIKTSSLSDGEFNRGVFATRDIAKGELLHQAPVIPYPNEQHVHIEKTILADYAFEYGENHTAFALGYGMLFNHSYQPNADYELNFDDHTIDFYALTAIKAGEEVLINYNGEVDNDDPLWFSDNS
- a CDS encoding MBL fold metallo-hydrolase yields the protein MDKELSYGEDYKYIPATSVNSGIGVEVLPDLYCHTVQIVNISLVGKPDSSDFVLVDAGMPGSADEIIAATEKRFGAGSRPQAIVLTHGHFDHVGAIIELIEHWDTPVYAHELELPFLTGKENYPDPDPTVEGGLIAKMSPIFPNEPLNLGSRIQPLPSDGSVPHLTGFRWIHTPGHTPGHVSLFRESDRALIAGDAFITVKQDSLFKVLTQEIEISEPPRYLTTDWKAAKHSLGKLRDIQPAVAITGHGLPVSGELLTIGLDKLVNEFNQIATPDYGKYVENEHHH
- the nikR gene encoding nickel-responsive transcriptional regulator NikR; this translates as MDTGSTLKRFGVSMDEGLLQQFDQWIQETGYENRSEAVRNLVRDALVQKAWEDDEQYVAGSILIFYDHHQRDALQELTEIQHKMHDMILATTHFHLDHDNCLELIVVKGKSGQLRQLSDQLISAKGVKYGKFTVSPVTDPSKK